A segment of the Lolium perenne isolate Kyuss_39 chromosome 3, Kyuss_2.0, whole genome shotgun sequence genome:
atccgacaatgatagcacaatggggagaagacaaccatctagctactgctatggacccatagtccaggggtagactactcacacatcactccggaggcgaccatggcggtgtagagtcctccgggagatgaatcccctctccggcagggtgccggaggcgatctcctggatcccccgagatgggatcggcggtggcggcgtctcagtaaggttttccgtatcgtggctctcggtactgggggtttcgtcacggaggctatttgtaggcggaagggcaagtcaagaggagtcacggggggcccacaccataggccggcgcggccaggggtggggccgcgccgccctagggtttggccaccccgtggcccctcttcgtctctccttcggacttctggaagcttcgtggaaaaataggcccctgggctttgatttcgtccaattccgagaatatttcgttactaggatttctgaaaccaaaaacagcagaaaacaaagaatcggcacttcggcatcttgttaataggttagttccagaaaatgcacgaatatgacataaagtgtgcataaaacatgtagataacatcaataatgtggcatggatcataagaaattatcgatacgtcggagacgtatcagcatccccaagcttagttctgctcgtcccgagcaggtaaaacgataacacagataatttctggagtgacatgccatcataatcttgatcatactatttgtaaagcatatgtagtgaatgcagcgatcaaaacaatatatatgacatgagtaaacaagtgaatcatatagcaaagacttttcatgaatagcacttcaagacaagcatcaataagtcttgcataagagttaactcataaagcaataattcaaagtaaaagcattgaagcaacacaaaagaagattaagtttcagcggttgctttcaacttgtaacatgtatatctcatggatattgtcaacatagagtaatataataagtgcaataagcaagtatgtaggaatcaatgcatagttcacacaagtgtttgcttcttgaggtggagagaaataggtgaactgactcaacattgaaagtaaaagaatggccctcatagaggaaaagcatcgattgctatatttgtgctagagctttgattttgaaaacatgaaacaattttgtcaacggtagtaataaagcatatgcatcatgtaaattatatcttataagttgcaagcctcatgcatagtatactaatagtgcccgcaccttgtcctaattagcttggactaccggatcatcacaatgcactgttttaaccaagtgtcacaaaggggtacctctatgccgcctgtacaaaggtctaaggagaaagctcgcattggatttctcgctattgattattcttcaacttagacatccataccgggacaacatagacaacagataatggactcctcttttatgcataagcatgtaacaacaattaataattttctcatttgagattgaggatatttgtccaaaactgaaacttccaccatggatcatggctttagttagcggcccaatgttcttctctaacaatatgcatgcttaaccataaggtggtagatcgctcttacttcaaacaagacggacatgcatagcaactcacatgaaattcaacaatgaatagttgacggCGTCcctagtaaacatggttatcgcacaacaagcaacttaataagagataaagtgcataattacatattcaataccacaatagtttttaagctatttgtcccatgagctatatattgcaaaggtgaatgatggaattttaaaggtagcactcaagcaatttactttggaatggcggagaaataccatgtagtaggtaggtatggtggacacaaatggcatagtggttggctcaagtattttggatgcatgagaagtattccctctcgatacaaggtttaggctagcaaggcttatttgaaacaaacacaaggatgaaccggtgcagcaaaactcacataaaagacatattgtaaacattataagaatctacatcgtcttccttgttgttcaaactcaatactagaaattatctagaccttagagaaaccaaatatgcaaaccaaattttagcatgctctatgtatttcttcattaatgggtgcaaagcatatgatgcaagagcgtaaacatgagcacaacaattgccaagtatcacattacccaagacatttatagcaattactacatgtatcatttcccaattccaaccatataacaatttaacgaaggagaaacttcgccatgaatactatgagtagaaactaaggacatacttgtccatatgctacagcggagcgtgtatctctcccataaagtgaatgctaggatccattttattcaaacaaaaacaaaaacaaaaacaaaaacaaaaacaaaccgacactccaagaaaaagcacataagatgtgatggaataaaaatatagtttcaggggaggaacctgataatgttgtcgatgaagaaggggatgccttgggcatccccaagcttagacgcttgagtcttcttgatatatgcaggggtgaaccaccggggcatccccaagcttagagctttcactctccttgatcatgttgcatcatactcctctcttgatccttgaaaacttcctccacaccaaactcgaaacaactcattagagggttagtgcacaatataaattgacatattcagaggtgacacaatcattcttaacacttctggacattgcataatgctactggacattagtggatcaaagaaattcatccgacatagcaaaagaggcaatgcgaaataaaaggcagaatctgtcaaaacagaacagttcgtattgacgaattttaaaatggcaccagacttgctcaaatgaaaatgctcaaattgaatgaaagttgcgtacatatctgaggatcactcacgtaaattggcataattttctgagttacctacggagggattttgcccagattcgtgacagcaaagaaatctggaactgcgcagtaatccaaatctagtacttacttttctatcaacggcttaacttggcacaacaaaacacaaaactaagataaggagaggttgctacagtagtaaacaacttccaagacacaaaataaaaacaaagtactgtaggtaaaaacatgggttgtctcccataagcgcttttctttaacgcctttcagctaggcgcagaaagtgtgtatcaagtattatcaagagatgaagcatcaacatcataatttgttctcataatagaatcaaaaggtaacttcattctctttctagggaagtgttccatacctttcttgagaggaaattgatattttatattaccttccttcatatcaataatagcaccaacagttcgaagaaaaggtcttcccaatataatgggacaagatgcattgcattcaatatccaagacaacaaaatcaacgggaacaaggttattgttaacggtaatgcgaacattatcaactttacctaaaggtttctttgtagaatgatcagcaagattaacatccaaataacaatttttcagcggtggcaagtcaagcatatcataaattttcttaggcataacagaaatacttgcaccaagatcacataaagcattacaatcaaaatctttaaccttcatcttaatggtgggctcccaaccatcctctagctttttaggaatagaggcttcacgctctagtttctcttctctagcttttatgagagcatttgtaatatgatgcgtgaaagccaaatttatagcactagcattaggacttttagcaagtttttgcaagaactttataacttcagagatgtggcaatcatcaaaattcaaaccattataatctaaagcaatgggatcatcatccccaatgttggaaaaaatttcagcagctttatcacaggcagtttcagcagttttagcagtttcaggcagtttttcgcgctttgcattagaagtggaaacattgctaacaccaattcttttattagtattagtaggaggtgcagcaacatgtgtagcattagcattacaagtggtggtaatagtccaaactttagctacattcttctctttagctagtttttcattttcttctctatcccacctagcacgcagttcagctattaatcttatattctcattaattctaacttgaatggcatttgctgtagtaacaatcttattatgatgattctcattagtcaaaacttttgatttcaaaagatcaacatcagcagcaagactatcgactttagaagcaagtatatcaattttcccaagcttttcttcaacagatttgttaaaagcagtttgtgtactaataaattctttaagcatggcttcaagtccagggggtgaactcctattattgttgtaagaattcccataagaattaccatagccgttgccattattataaggatatggcctatagttgttactagaattgttccggtaagcattgttgttgaaattattatttttaatgaagtttacatcaacatgttcttcttgtgcaaccaatgaagctaatggaacattattaggatcaatattagtcctatcattcacaagcatagacataatagcatcaatcttatcacttaaggaagaggtttcttcgatagaatttaccttcttaccttgtggagctctttccgtgtgccattcagagtagttgatcatcatattatcaagaagctttgttgcttcaccaagagtgatggacataaaggtacctccagcagctgaatccaatagattccgtgaagaaaaatttagtcctgcatagaaggtttggatgatcatccaagtagtcagtccatgggttgggcaatttttaaccagagatttcattctttcccaagcttgagcaacatgttcagtatctaattgtttaaaattcattatactactcctcaaagatataattttagcacggggataatatctaccaataaaagcatccttgcatttagtccatgaatcaatactattcttaggcagagatagcaaccaatctttagctcttcctcttaatgagaaagggaacaattttagtttaataatatcaccatctacatctttatatttttgcatttcacatagttcaacaaaattattaagatgggcagcagcatcatcagaactaacaccagaaaattgctctcgcataacaagattcaataaagcaggtttaatttcaaagaattctgctgtagtagcaggtggagcaataggtgtgcataagaaatcattattatttgtggttgtgaagtcacacaacttagtattttcagcgttggccattttagcagtagtaaataaagcaaactagataaagtaaatgcaagtaaactaattttttttttgtgtttttgatatagcaaacaagatagcaaataaagtaaaactagcaactaatttttttgtattttgatttagtgcagcaaacaaagtagtaaataaaaataagcaagacaaaaacaaagtaaagagattgagaagtggagactccccttgcagcgtgtcttgatctccccggcaacggcgcctttaaatttgcttgatgcgtgtggttggcacgtccgttgggaaccccaagaggaaggtgtgatgcgcacagcggcaagtttccctcagtaagaaaccaaggtttaatcggaccagtaggagtcaagaagcacgttgaaggttgatggcggcgggatgtagtgcggcgcaacaccagagattccggcgccaacgtggaacctgcacaacacaaccaaagtactttgccccaacgaaacagtgaggttgtcaatctcaccggcttgctgtaacaaaggattaaccgtattgtgtggaagatgattgtttgcagaaaacagtagaacaagtattgcagtagattgtatttcagtatagagaattggaccggggtccacagttcactagaggtgtctctcccataagataaacaacatgttgggtgaacaaattacagttgggcaattgacaaataaagagagcatgaccatgcacatacatatcatgatgagtatagtgagatttaattgggcattacgacaaagtacatagaccgccatccaactgcatctatgcctaaaaagtccaccttcaggttatcatccgaaccccctccagtattaagttgcaaagcaacagacaattgcattaagtatggtgcgtaatgtaatcaacaactacatccttagacatagcatcaatgttttatccctagtggcaacagcacaacacaaccttagaactttcgtcacttgtcctgtgtcaatgcggcatgaacccactatcgagcataagtactccctcttggagttacaagcatctacttggccagagcatctactagtaacggaaagcatgcaagatcataaacaacacgtagatataactttgataatcaacataacaagtattctctattcatcggatcccaacaaacgcaacatatagaattacagatagatgatcttgatcatgttgggcagctcacaagatccgacaatgatagcacaatggggagaagacaaccatctagctactgctatggacccatagtccaggggtagactactcacacatcactccagaggcgaccatggcggtgtagagtcctccgggagatgaatcccctctccggcagggtgccggaggcgatctcctggatcccccgagatgggatcggcggtggcggcgtctcagtaaggttttccgtatcgtggctctcggtactgggggtttcgtcacggaggctatttgtaggcggaagggcaagtcaagaggcggcacggggggcccacaccataggccggcgcggccaggggtggggccgcgccgccctagggtttggccaccccgtggcccctcttcgtctctccttcggacttctggaagcttcgtggaaaaataggcccctgggctttgatttcgtccaattccgagaatatttcgttactaggatttctgaaaccaaaaacagcagaaaacagcaactggcacttcggcatcttgttaaatgcacgaatatgacataaagtgtgcataaaacatgtagataacatcaataatgtggcatggatcataagaaattatcgatacgtcggagacgtatcatgcctcaacatcgcgtctttcttacgttcttccatgtgccatcgcaacaacttggcatgctctttgtttctgaacaaacgtttcaaccgtggtattattggagcataccacatcaccttcgcaggaaccctcttcctgggtggctcgccctcaacatcaccagggtcatcttttctgatcttataccgcaatgcaccacatatcgggcatttattcaaattctcgtacttctcaccgcggtagaggatacagtcattaatgcatgcatgtatcttctgcacatctaatcctagagggcaaacaagcttctttgcttcatatgtactgatgggcaattcattatttcttggaaacaacttctttaatattatcatcaatttctcaaatcccgagtcagtcacaccgacctctgccttccatttcagcaattccaatatgctacccagctttctatgcccatcttcacaacctgggtacaacaatttgtggtggtcctctaacatcttgtcgaactgcaacctctccttatccgtgtcacagtctcttcttgcatcagaaatggcccgacgaagatcatcatcaacaggatcatctgatgcctgttcttcacctccttcttcttcattgtcgtccattgcggtatcaaagcattcagagaacatagatcggtacttctcatcattatcttcttcctcatcgtcgtcttccatcataaccccttcttctccgtgcttggtccaaacattatagctggacatgaacccaaaccgaagcaggtggctcttaatatctcttgagcaagagtaatccttctcgttcttacattttagacatggacagcacataaaaccttgcttcgacttgttggcctcggccacaagcaggaaagaattcacgccctctctgaaagcgggagcacatcggttaccgtacatccatggacgactcatctgcatcataagtacaattatatatgtatcagatgcaatcaccttgctaaaattagtattgtacggactatgcatatatatatagtcgagaaaatagttgctaaccttttaggatcaaaaagagaagaaatcttatcaaataaaactaagtggcatccctctcacaagcattccatcaaacacctcttgtgcacatgtagaaaaaatgaggtagcatacacctccaccttcaccaccaaggaaaaaatgaggtgggaggtggctggctgcttctatatatataggggggacattttgtcgcgggccgtattacgacccgcgacaaaaggggtggccacgtcgctcctaccccttttgtcgcgggtcgtaatacggcccgtgacaaaaggccgcgacaaaagcctctgcgcgctccacatggtttcggggcgacgtggccaggccatttgtcgcgggtgcaggcgcgcccgcgacaaaaggctcccacggaagccctgttttccactagtgtaaaGGGAACAAATAGCAAAGACAATGGTAGTCTTCTGTTGGATTGTTTAGTTGGGAAAATCAAAAGAAACAAATGACTACAAGCATATGATAGTTTTCATGTATTTTTGAATTCGGGTATAGTGGGCTCTGgttaaaatagccggctatagccgatATCCGCGATTTTTTTTGAAGCTATGaaaggctatagccgggctatagcgGACTATATCCATACAGCGGATTTGCTAAATAATGAAAGAAATTGGGCATCATATAGTCATATATATATCAATAATTCACAAATTAATAACATAATAACATCTTCACATAGGAGATACACATAATAGTTCACACATAGTTAAATGCATAGTTTTGTCCAAATATTACAACATTATTATGTAGTTTAGGACATAGTTATGCCCATAATTATATAACTAGAGCTTGGTGGCTATTTCGCCAAGCAAATGGGCCGGTCGACTGAAATTTTTGGTCCAAAATTTTGGATTGAGCGGGAAGTTACCGGCTATGAGGCTAAATTAAGCCTAaatagccggctattttaaacaGAGATAGTGGGTACCAGGACGTACGTGCTGAACTTGGCTTAATGCCTGCACAACGCACAAATTATGCTGAGATGCTGTTTTAGATACCATCTTCATATAGTACATTGGTAATTAGGAACTGTAGAGAAATACAGATTAGGATCGGAGAACCACACCTACTCCGAAAAAATATATGAACGGATAATATCGTGGGTCAGTAGATTAAGGGGCACAAAAGATGATTTGATAAAATACACCAGCATTGCCTACGTATCCATTTTTGGTTGACACATATTGGTGAAAAATACACGAATTATGGCAGGACACCCCGAATCGTTGCTTatctttttgcaaaaaaaaataaaATCGATGCTTATCTTCATGCATGCATCATGTCTAGTTCGGATTAATCGATGCATGCACTAATTAATGACATACTGCAGATACTCCCAAACTTTCGTCAAGAAGAATGATAAAGCCAGTTAGCCAGGAAAAATGTTACAAAATGACATATGTCGTTGCTGGTATCCTAGTCCTGGGATTGATTGATGTACACGTATTTGTCCTAGTCCTCCATATGCTACGTTGTAGTACAAAACATTATCACTGGAAATATGTGGTACTATGCAAGCTCGAAAGGCCGGCTGGAGGTCTTTAAAATTGCAGTACCATCCCAGTTACAAAGACCCGCTAACCCAAACAAAAAGACATGCTTTGAGAACTATAAATACGTCCCCTCGTCTCCACGTATCTCTCACACAGTAGCAACAGGATACCGATATCCAAGTACAGACCATTTTCCTCCTAAGTTACAGACCAAACAGCTCGAGCCATGGCCACTCCCAGCTTTGCCTTGTCCTTGCTTTTGCTCTTCCTAGCCATGCCCTACCCTTCCCTCTCATGCCCAGCTACTCCTTGCGAATGTGAGCTTAAcctgcagttgtatttgcaccagATTGTTCAAGGTCAACCAAACCATAATCAGATAGTAGTAACAGGTCCACCAGTACCCGAGCCAGCAGGGTTTGGTACGCTGGTTGTTATTGATTGGACTGTAATTGATGCAATTCAACCCAATGCAACCATCGTTGCTCGTGCAAAAGGCATGGCAGTGCAGGCTTCTATAGGGGTTTCAGGCAGCTGGTTTAATTATTTCAGCCTGGTGTTTGAGAATGCCAGGTAACATAGCGTCATATTAATTACTCCGATCAAGTTTATATTGATTTGTACCACTATTTCTTACCACGATAATATATACTCTGCATACCTACAAATACATATTTAGGTTCAGTGGATCAACACTTGAGGTGATGGGGAATTTTTATGATCCGAAGGATGGCCAGATGGCAATTATGGGCGGCACAGGAGAACTTGTTTCGGCACATGGCGTCATCAAGTACAAAAAAGTCCAGGAAACTATCGGTCTGGATACCTACAGACAGTTCAACATCAGTGCATTCTACGCCCCATCTACTGTTAGTACTTTGCACGCATTTGTTTTGTTTCTAGCATTCATACATGAGTTCAGCACATGCTGTGTTTGCATGCGCCAACAAGAGTATGGTGAAAAACTCATTGGAtcgagtagtcatcgtgataattACCCATATTAGTTGTGAACCCCTGCTATTAACATGCTTGGATTTTCAGAAACACTTTTATATGTTCTATTTACTCCAGTTTGTTTGATATGCTAAAGAATACTGTagtatttttcactcatgttggaGTGAATAATCCATAATTTTGTTCTCTTGAGATGCAAATGTGAGTACATAGTTCTAATATTGGACTAAAATTGTTTATAGTAAAGAGAATAACCAAATTAAACCCCAGGCCATCCCTACACCGTCGCAACAGCTGACCAGTTTTCGTCTAATCACAGGAGGGGTGCTTGGATTACTTAATCATGAACCGGATAACAATGAAATCTGACCACGTACATATTTATAACTAGCAACTCCCCAACTGATATGTGTGAGGAGAATTAAAACCCTAACCCTGCCATCACACTTCAAACAATGCGGGCGGGGCCACTCTTTTTATATGCTGAAGAATAATGTTGTATTTTCTATATTTGATGGAGTGAATAATTCATCGTTTAATTTTATTGAGAGATTGTTTTGACTTCTATCTTACagtttatttttttttatttttttgcagGGGTATACATGTGGCGCTGCCCTCCTGTGAATCGTTCGAAGTTTGTGTGACTAGCAAACCCATAAGGGGTATCTGCGACGAAATTTAGCACATGAAGTTGTTCTTGTGGCCGATTAAAATAATATGTGGATTTGTATCATAGGGCTGCTGTCATTAAATCCTAAAATCCACGTTTCATAGTATGTTCCTGGTTTTGTAATCTATGTGTCCCTATGATTTGTTTCTTACCACATGTGTGTGTATCAAAAAATAATGATGTTTCTTTGCTGTCATCCTATGAACCATTCAAAGTTTGTGCTAGCAAACCCATAAGGGCCATCTGCGACAAGATTTAGCACATGAAGTTGTTCTTATGGTTGAATAAAATAATGTGTGGATTTGTATCATAGGGTTCTTATTAAATCCCAAAAGAATCCATGTTCCACTGTTTGTTCCTTGTTTTGTAGTCTATGTGTCTGTATGATTTGTGTCTTGCCATATGTGTGTGGATCAAAAAAGAATGAAGTTTCTTTTGCTGTCCACACTCCTTTTTTGTATTGATTTTGTGTTCTCTCATCTTGATTTAGAAGACGGTTGTTATTGTTATCTTTCCCTTTCATGAATGATAAAGGCAGTGTAGCACGAGATCATTAACCTTGCCAGAAGAGGTAAGGGATTGTTATCTTACACTTTCATGACGCATAAAGGCAGTGTAGCACAAGACCATTAACCTAGCCCGGAGGAGGTAAAGGACGAGCATATTTGATTTCTTCGAACACTTGTACCGCATGTGGCGCATGTGCTCCACATGCGTACCGTTTGGAACTGATGTAGCCTCTGCATCGAATCGATACACACAGATTTACTTTATTGCATAGAATTCAATACCAAGTAGTGAATATTAAGTTTCACAAATCACGGATCACAAAGGGTGGACATGAAAATCAACCAATGAAACAAGATAAACAAAATCATTAAGTACTGGCCCTTCCTCTATTACACTTAGTAGACTATAAATCATGAAAACATGATGAGCAAATCCTTAGCCTTCGAACACTTATCTTGTACATGCACCAGGCGCGTACTCTTTGGAAATTAAACCTTCCCTACTAGATTTCAGAATGTTTGTTCTTCGACATTTGGTAGAAAAAAACATGGAAAGATATACATATATCTACTTCTCAAGTAAAAATAAAGACATATGGAGCCCTTGATTTTGCCCAATCGCCAGGACCAATTCCTTTCTCGAAAACATCTCGTGCGGTTGCACCTGAGGCGCGCATGGTTGAAGCCCGGGCACTGCCCAGTAGACAACTCGAGTTTACTGCTCGGCATCGTCTTGCACCTAAGGCGTGCAGAGTGGGATATGTGCCCGGGCAACATGGACCTTGCATCCGCCGGTGCAAACAAGTCTTTGGCGTACTGGTAGTTAGGTTTGTACATGATACGGGCATGAAGACCGAGGtgaagcccaatttcaggactccacctaGCTAGTTATCTTATTTATCGTATTTTATGCATATGGTCATATGTGGGTTAATTAGGGATTTTATTAAgttgagtcagtttggtttgggcctgtccaaaccaaggtagagaggcccactaggggctggccagccaccccctcatataagagtgggtgcggctagggtttaggatagACAAGTTTAGGTAAAAAAcaattgcgtgtgttcacgtgtatcatccctccgggggtacggcgctgccgtttatctagtttgtaatatatccgctgcgaaggttcttgtgttcatcaaggattatctaagctcaggttttcgttCATCAATCTGTTGCTTGCTAGATCCGTCCCTCTTGTCCAGGCTGCCTTCATCACGTTGTTGGGAGTATCTACTATcccgggttctcgctgtgaaagatcgggcaacaccCTAGGAGGATTTGCTAGGATCCCTCCTTATtatgtggtatcagatttctgggttgctcacggcgaggttgtGTTGATCGATCTCATtggatcgg
Coding sequences within it:
- the LOC127338936 gene encoding dirigent protein 8-like; translation: MATPSFALSLLLLFLAMPYPSLSCPATPCECELNLQLYLHQIVQGQPNHNQIVVTGPPVPEPAGFGTLVVIDWTVIDAIQPNATIVARAKGMAVQASIGVSGSWFNYFSLVFENARFSGSTLEVMGNFYDPKDGQMAIMGGTGELVSAHGVIKYKKVQETIGLDTYRQFNISAFYAPSTGYTCGAALL